The Halichondria panicea chromosome 14, odHalPani1.1, whole genome shotgun sequence genome contains a region encoding:
- the LOC135348069 gene encoding uncharacterized protein LOC135348069 encodes MYIRCECKTNKMNHTRLTILLAFLSVCAHGSYLVQLRVNSYENPLNRCAECSLANPLQGPFGCCDGFDVTGVCSESKRCDNYFRYCLRDYATPPETLGCTLGGEITSETPEEEDYNRDTDFSSSSVLGLENPLNLQGVERLWQGVQLYIQAIDYDQDNGDDLIDTFAVDISPSLVAGSPDSSMLRYSGRFNLARILLSYRILCQQFFYGDSCQNYDECAAQSVLCQNNGVCINEEDNFRCQCRGGYSGQYCENVEYCFGVNCTNRGKCHEETSSYVCVCDSGYTGQLCETEIDECVGVNCTGRGECVDGLDTFSCFCNPGYTGQLCASQITTPELLVGDLFVPELAGGIIGGVMFIILIFISAAAVAYLLKRQKDKKEITPSNLDDYHAYGQDNTVHTTPMTPQRYVRASSTNSLSNSTHTGVSLQSYTRDMPMHGAPWTDQRRSYTNSSICTAISLRSYNNGRDNPVYGAPHLPARNSYASRSNTSIATGISIQSDTNGRDNTVHGAPDGGQLPARNSYTSRSNISITTGITLLSQTDLSGSDDQIYAEPILHTTNHGGDDCEMEREFQNPLYRSSEDITDNDDKTFSFVGATGTYLSTLQDNECLI; translated from the exons atgtatatacgttgTGAATGCAAGACTAACAAAATGAATCATACAAGGCTGACGATACTCCTTGCATTTCTCTca GTATGTGCTCATGGGTCATACTTGGTTCAGCTGAGAGTCAACTCATACGAGAATCCTTTGAACAGATGTGCAGAGTGTAGTCTAGCCAATCCACTACAAGGACCATTTGGCTGTTGTGACGGATTTGACGTAACAGGTGTATGCAGTGAATCGAAAAGATGTGACAACTACTTTAGATATTGTCTGCGAGACTATGCCACTCCACCCGAGACACTGGGCTGCACCCTAGGAGGGGAAATAACTAGCGAGACTCCAGAAGAAGAGGACTATAATAGGGACACTGATTTTTCAAGTTcgagtgtgctgggcttggaAAACCCACTCAATCTACAAGGAGTGGAGCGTCTATggcag GGAGTTCAACTATACATCCAAGCAATTGACTATGACCAAGATAATGGCGATGACCTCATAGACACATTTGCTGTTGACATTTCACCATCACTAGTGGCTGGGTCACCAGATAGCAGTATGTTACGCTACTCTGGGAGATTTAACCTAGCAAGAATACTTTTAAGCTACAGGATACTCTGCCAGCAGTTCTTCTATGGGGACTCCTGCCAGAACTATGACGAATGTGCAGCCCAGAGTGTACTGTGTCAAAACAATGGAGTATGCATCAACGAAGAGGACAATTTTCGGTGCCAATGCAGAGGAGGCTACTCGGGACAGTATTGTGAGAACGTAGAATACTGCTTTGGCGTCAACTGTACCAACAGAGGGAAGTGTCACGAAGAAACAAGTTCATATGTTTGTGTCTGTGATTCTGGGTACACCGGTCAACTTTGTGAAACTGAAATTGATGAATGTGTAGGAGTCAACTGCACCGGTAGGGGAGAGTGTGTGGATGGGCTTGACACATTCAGTTGTTTCTGCAACCCAGGGTATACAGGACAGTTGTGTGCTTCACAAATCACAACACCAG AATTGCTTGTAGGAGACCTGTTTGTACCAGAGCTAGCAGGAGGAATCATTGGCGGTGTGATGTTTATTATTCTAATTTTTATCTCTGCTGCTGCAGTGGCATATTTGCTTAAGCGACAGAAAGACAAAAAGGAAATAACACCTTCAA ATCTAGATGACTACCATGCGTACGGACAAGACAACACAGTGCATACAACACCCATGACTCCACAGCGCTATGTCCGAGCTAGTTCCACCAATAGCCTCAGTAAttctacacacacaggagtCAGCCTACAGTCAT ATACAAGGGACATGCCCATGCATGGAGCACCTTGGACTGACCAGCGCAGAAGTTACACCAACAGTTCCATCTGTACTGCCATCAGTCTACGATCAT ATAACAATGGACGGGACAACCCAGTCTATGGGGCACCCCACCTCCCTGCTAGGAACAGCTATGCAAGCCGATCAAACACTTCGATTGCCACTGGAATCAGCATACAATCAG ATACTAATGGACGGGACAACACAGTCCATGGGGCACCAGATGGTGGTCAACTCCCAGCTAGAAACAGCTACACAAGCAGGTCAAATATTTCCATCACCACTGGAATCACTCTTTTATCAC AGACTGATTTGAGTGGCAGTGATGATCAGATATATGCTGAGCCCATCCTTCATACAACAAATCATGGTGGGGACGATTGTGAGATGGAGCGGGAGTTTCAAAATCCCCTCTACCGATCATCAGAGGACATCACAGATAACGATGATAAGACCTTCTCTTTTGTGGGTGCTACTGGTACCTACTTATCAACACTTCAGGACAATGAGTGCCTcatataa